The Azospirillum baldaniorum genome contains a region encoding:
- a CDS encoding pentapeptide repeat-containing protein, with translation MTDRAMEFLKQVRDHLFYLKLRPGGVRLQAKGVDLSRLRLKGFNLQTAILTQGNFSDAQLEEVSFAMSDLFGANFSRAKLVGSSFARADLRGTNFLKADLTRTDFEGADLRPGQIMVHRAGREDEEERRPANLTDARMDGVNFKGADLSHAELANASTAGGDFSNANLFAANLAGADLTEANFSGAKMKRAVLNGANLTRAILRNADLREATLRNVDLTVADTQGANLSGAVYMRNADALPAPVRSVLDAHILWINSGGGAGLRADFTGMDLRGQDLTACDLSGGVFRDANLDEARLSNASLSLADFGGASLRRARLDQAVLTGANLSGADLTGADLHGGDLGMVELRNPDGTPTGRSWPTNLTNATLAAADLRGARLTGAKLAGASFEMANLASADLRGCDDAAANLSKASLMGARRGPLDARPPRDGGGPLIAL, from the coding sequence ATGACCGACCGCGCCATGGAGTTCCTGAAGCAGGTGCGGGACCATCTATTCTATCTCAAACTGAGGCCGGGCGGTGTGCGCCTTCAGGCGAAGGGCGTCGATCTGTCGAGGCTCCGGCTGAAGGGTTTCAATCTGCAAACGGCCATCCTCACCCAGGGCAACTTTTCCGATGCCCAGCTCGAGGAGGTCAGCTTCGCCATGTCCGATCTGTTCGGGGCGAATTTCAGCCGGGCGAAGCTGGTGGGCTCCTCCTTCGCGCGGGCGGACCTGCGCGGAACGAACTTCCTGAAGGCCGACCTGACCCGCACCGACTTCGAAGGGGCCGATCTGCGCCCCGGCCAGATCATGGTTCACCGCGCCGGGCGCGAGGACGAGGAGGAGCGGCGGCCCGCCAACCTGACGGACGCGCGGATGGACGGCGTCAACTTCAAGGGCGCCGACCTCAGCCACGCCGAACTGGCCAACGCCTCGACGGCGGGCGGCGACTTCAGCAACGCCAACCTGTTCGCCGCCAATCTGGCCGGGGCCGACCTGACCGAGGCGAACTTCAGCGGGGCCAAGATGAAGCGCGCCGTGCTGAACGGCGCCAACCTGACCCGCGCCATCCTGCGCAACGCCGACCTGCGCGAGGCGACCCTGCGCAACGTCGACCTGACCGTGGCGGACACGCAGGGCGCCAACCTGAGCGGTGCCGTCTATATGAGGAACGCCGACGCCCTGCCGGCGCCGGTGCGCAGCGTGCTGGACGCCCACATCCTGTGGATCAACAGCGGCGGCGGGGCCGGGCTGCGGGCGGACTTCACCGGGATGGACCTGCGCGGGCAGGACCTCACCGCCTGCGACCTGTCGGGCGGGGTGTTCCGCGACGCCAACCTGGACGAGGCCCGGCTGTCCAACGCCTCGCTCTCGCTGGCCGATTTCGGCGGGGCCAGCCTGCGCCGGGCGCGGCTGGACCAAGCGGTGCTGACCGGGGCGAACCTGAGCGGGGCCGACCTGACCGGGGCGGACCTCCACGGTGGTGACCTCGGCATGGTGGAGTTGCGCAACCCGGACGGCACCCCGACCGGGCGGAGCTGGCCGACCAACCTGACGAACGCCACGCTGGCCGCCGCCGACCTGCGCGGCGCCCGGCTGACCGGGGCCAAGCTGGCCGGCGCCAGTTTCGAGATGGCCAACCTCGCCTCCGCCGACCTGCGCGGCTGCGACGACGCGGCGGCGAACCTGTCGAAGGCCAGCCTGATGGGCGCCCGCCGCGGCCCGCTGGACGCGCGGCCGCCGCGCGACGGCGGCGGCCCCCTCATCGCCCTGTAG
- a CDS encoding S10 family peptidase, with protein MNRRLRLLPLLAALVLPPLHVAGAQDAAPQNTPPQNTPARNEQNQGAPKPADRAGGFDAQRSETRHQLPLPSGPLAYTAVAEFLPLRDGPREEAAARVFTVSYTLDGGAPDGAPRGRRPVAFVFNGGPGASSAYLHLGALGPKVVGFNDDGSLARPPAPLLDNPDSWLAFTDLVFVDPVGTGYSRGIQRDGGRDGGKDGGGRRDEDPGKRFWSVDADSRAMAEIVRLWLTRNGRWESPKFLVGESYGGFRIAKMANRLIDDTGIAVNGLIMVSPVVDFATIRGGGGLLVPALRLPSYAASAAANGLASGTPEQAAEAAERYAFTGYLTGLAGLDYRRPGAARDFFAEVARTTGLPEELVTRFRGEIPTDIFARELLRGRGRVASVYDGTFTAADPDPSAARLPFDPFLKGTVPTYTTAFAAYAHEWLGVRTEVPFDLLSDRVNRGWEWPRSGQPSAVDDLQAALTLQPALRVLIAHGRTDLITPYMASRWVASRLELPDGQADRVAVTVYEGGHMMYTRAPERAKLAADARALIEAALR; from the coding sequence ATGAATCGCCGCCTTCGCCTTTTGCCACTGCTCGCCGCGCTGGTGCTGCCGCCGCTCCATGTCGCGGGCGCTCAGGACGCGGCGCCCCAGAACACTCCGCCCCAGAACACTCCGGCCCGGAACGAACAGAACCAGGGCGCCCCGAAGCCGGCGGACCGGGCCGGCGGGTTCGACGCCCAGCGCAGCGAGACCAGGCACCAGCTGCCCTTGCCGTCCGGGCCGCTCGCCTACACGGCGGTGGCGGAGTTCCTGCCGCTGCGCGACGGCCCGCGTGAAGAGGCGGCGGCCCGTGTGTTCACCGTCTCCTATACGCTGGATGGGGGCGCGCCGGACGGGGCGCCGCGCGGCCGGCGGCCGGTCGCCTTCGTGTTCAACGGCGGGCCGGGGGCCTCCTCGGCCTATCTGCATCTGGGAGCCTTAGGGCCGAAGGTGGTCGGCTTCAACGACGACGGGTCGCTGGCCCGCCCACCGGCCCCGCTGCTCGACAACCCGGACAGCTGGCTGGCCTTCACCGATCTGGTCTTCGTCGATCCGGTCGGCACGGGCTACAGCCGGGGCATCCAGCGCGACGGCGGGCGCGACGGCGGGAAGGACGGCGGCGGGCGGCGGGACGAGGACCCCGGCAAGCGCTTCTGGTCGGTCGATGCCGACAGCCGGGCCATGGCCGAGATCGTCCGTCTCTGGCTGACCCGCAACGGGCGCTGGGAGTCGCCGAAATTCCTGGTGGGGGAAAGCTATGGCGGGTTCCGCATCGCCAAGATGGCCAACCGGCTGATCGACGACACGGGCATCGCGGTCAACGGGCTGATCATGGTGTCGCCGGTGGTGGACTTCGCCACCATCCGCGGCGGCGGCGGGCTTCTGGTTCCGGCGCTGCGGCTGCCCTCCTACGCTGCCTCCGCTGCCGCCAACGGTCTGGCGTCCGGCACCCCGGAGCAGGCGGCCGAGGCGGCGGAGCGCTACGCCTTCACCGGCTACCTCACCGGGCTGGCCGGGCTGGACTACCGCCGGCCCGGTGCGGCGCGGGACTTCTTCGCCGAGGTGGCGCGGACCACCGGCCTGCCCGAGGAGCTGGTGACCCGCTTCCGCGGCGAGATCCCCACCGACATCTTCGCCCGCGAACTGCTGCGTGGGCGCGGGCGGGTCGCCAGCGTCTATGACGGCACCTTCACCGCCGCGGATCCCGACCCGTCGGCGGCGCGCCTTCCCTTCGATCCCTTCCTGAAGGGTACGGTGCCGACCTACACCACCGCCTTCGCCGCCTACGCCCACGAGTGGCTGGGCGTGCGGACGGAGGTGCCGTTCGACCTGCTCAGCGACCGGGTGAACCGGGGCTGGGAATGGCCGCGCTCCGGCCAGCCCAGCGCGGTGGACGACCTCCAGGCCGCCCTGACCTTGCAGCCCGCGTTGCGGGTGCTGATCGCCCATGGGAGGACCGACCTGATCACCCCCTACATGGCGTCGCGCTGGGTGGCGTCGCGCCTGGAACTGCCGGACGGTCAGGCCGACCGGGTTGCCGTGACGGTCTATGAGGGGGGGCACATGATGTACACCCGCGCGCCGGAGCGGGCGAAGCTGGCCGCCGATGCGCGGGCCCTGATCGAGGCCGCCCTGCGGTAG
- a CDS encoding flagellin, producing MAINDVTLTASMRTNLLQLQSVNDKIGVKQNILSTGNKINSALDGPTSFFAAKSLTQRAGDLSSLKDAMGQSISTIKAADKGVTAIESMIEQARGLTTAAYSALGTDAGSVASRKTLASQFNALKEQIDKLAGDSGYAGKNLLAGNGLRLDSTSESRRAVNTIQGIENARITNVVSTDTYTVRVKGDGSIEGAAGEINSAEMAHGLVGLKLSGTMTTSLGSFSDVQIEVRGASGRERSFIITDGNESRTITYFDNSQTMAANTTRTASTGTAQLTNVTLGGTIEAGDSFTITVEDQTFTYTATAGDVAIGQTARNNIANQLKASINNALGANGRLSGKDVQTVTVNSAGTITLSGATTTNSAREMTVKATAENALTKRISESFASGTIVSFTVDRKLLEQAANAGNGISTIEKKVDIQIQVSNLSGATVTRDGMSKRGEGKLSDGENAFAFDTGTVRFNVDQKSIKQAAAANSAANLVSVQVTDANTSNDLTVQLNERNTNAITVKSQNLGTSGQGLRLDYAQNDWTDRADIDKAVASIDYAKQTLRSASQTLSTNLNIITTRETFTKEFSDVLVEGANKLTLADQNEEGASLLMLQTRQQLGTIALSLANQSQQSILRLF from the coding sequence ATGGCCATCAACGACGTCACTCTCACCGCGTCAATGCGCACGAATCTGCTGCAACTGCAGAGCGTGAACGACAAGATCGGTGTCAAGCAGAACATCCTCTCGACCGGCAACAAGATCAACTCGGCGCTCGACGGCCCGACTTCGTTCTTCGCAGCGAAGAGCCTGACCCAGCGCGCCGGTGACCTGTCGTCGTTGAAGGACGCCATGGGTCAGTCGATCAGCACCATCAAGGCCGCCGACAAGGGCGTGACCGCGATCGAAAGCATGATCGAGCAGGCGCGCGGCCTGACCACCGCCGCCTATTCCGCTCTGGGCACCGACGCCGGCTCCGTCGCCTCCCGCAAGACGCTGGCCTCGCAGTTCAACGCGCTGAAGGAGCAGATCGACAAGCTGGCCGGCGACAGCGGCTATGCCGGCAAGAATCTGCTGGCGGGCAACGGCCTGCGGCTGGACTCCACCAGCGAGTCGCGCCGCGCCGTCAACACCATCCAGGGCATCGAGAACGCCCGCATCACCAACGTGGTGTCGACCGACACCTACACGGTGCGCGTGAAGGGCGACGGCTCCATCGAGGGCGCGGCCGGCGAGATCAACAGCGCCGAAATGGCCCACGGCCTGGTCGGCCTGAAGCTGTCCGGCACGATGACCACCTCGCTCGGCAGCTTCTCCGACGTGCAGATCGAGGTCCGCGGCGCCTCGGGCCGCGAGCGGTCGTTCATCATCACGGACGGCAACGAGTCGCGCACGATCACCTACTTCGACAACAGCCAGACGATGGCTGCCAACACGACGAGGACGGCCTCGACGGGTACCGCGCAGCTTACCAATGTGACGCTGGGCGGCACGATCGAAGCCGGCGACAGCTTCACCATCACCGTCGAAGACCAGACCTTCACCTACACCGCCACCGCCGGCGACGTGGCGATCGGCCAGACCGCGCGCAACAACATCGCCAACCAGCTCAAGGCGTCGATCAACAACGCGCTGGGCGCCAACGGCCGCCTCAGCGGCAAGGACGTCCAGACCGTCACGGTCAACTCGGCCGGCACGATCACGCTGTCCGGCGCGACGACGACCAACTCCGCCCGCGAGATGACGGTCAAGGCCACCGCCGAGAACGCCCTGACCAAGCGCATCTCCGAGAGCTTCGCGTCGGGCACCATCGTGTCCTTCACGGTCGACCGCAAGCTGCTGGAGCAGGCCGCCAACGCCGGCAACGGCATCTCGACGATCGAGAAGAAGGTCGACATCCAGATCCAGGTCAGCAACCTGAGCGGCGCCACGGTGACCCGCGACGGCATGTCCAAGCGCGGCGAGGGCAAGCTGTCGGACGGCGAGAACGCCTTCGCGTTCGACACCGGCACGGTGCGCTTCAACGTCGATCAGAAGAGCATCAAGCAGGCGGCGGCGGCCAACTCCGCGGCCAATCTGGTCTCGGTGCAGGTGACCGACGCCAACACCTCCAACGATCTGACGGTGCAGCTCAACGAGCGCAACACCAACGCGATCACGGTGAAGTCGCAGAACCTGGGCACCAGCGGCCAGGGCCTGCGTCTGGACTACGCGCAGAACGACTGGACCGACCGCGCCGACATCGACAAGGCGGTCGCCAGCATCGACTACGCGAAGCAGACCCTGCGGTCGGCCTCGCAGACGCTGTCGACCAACCTGAACATCATCACGACCCGCGAAACCTTCACCAAGGAGTTCAGCGACGTGCTGGTCGAAGGCGCCAACAAGCTGACGCTGGCCGACCAGAACGAGGAAGGCGCCAGCCTGCTGATGCTGCAGACCCGTCAGCAGCTCGGCACCATCGCCCTCTCGCTGGCCAACCAGTCGCAGCAGTCGATCCTGCGTCTGTTCTAA
- a CDS encoding bacteriohemerythrin: MDMPAENFQDLVWSDDLALGVEDIDEQHKHWIELVQAFHVAVAEGRSREEVYRTLADAVVYTEIHFASEQKVMEEAGYPFLADHLVQHSLAWEQLHAFTTGNVPEENIAEYLATFLPQWLMLHINSADRQFARWLKERDAVPAELADAQLSGRVFPNIPV, translated from the coding sequence ATGGACATGCCCGCCGAGAATTTCCAGGATCTCGTCTGGAGCGACGATCTTGCGTTGGGCGTCGAGGACATCGACGAGCAGCACAAGCATTGGATCGAACTGGTCCAGGCGTTCCATGTCGCCGTCGCCGAAGGCCGCTCCCGCGAGGAGGTCTATCGCACGCTGGCCGATGCGGTGGTCTATACGGAGATTCACTTCGCGAGTGAGCAGAAGGTGATGGAGGAGGCCGGCTATCCTTTCCTGGCCGACCATCTGGTCCAGCATTCCCTGGCCTGGGAGCAGCTGCACGCCTTCACCACCGGCAACGTGCCGGAGGAGAACATCGCCGAGTATCTGGCGACCTTCCTGCCGCAATGGCTGATGCTGCACATCAACTCCGCCGACCGCCAGTTCGCCCGCTGGCTGAAGGAGCGCGACGCCGTCCCGGCGGAGCTGGCCGACGCCCAGCTGTCCGGCCGCGTCTTCCCCAACATCCCGGTCTGA
- a CDS encoding GNAT family N-acetyltransferase yields MPDGKDTGPDAGEAITVKVLTGIGLADPEEWDACAGPDNPFLSHAFLLALEESGSAIGRTGWQPSHLAALDGAGRIMGAVPLYLKNHSYGEYVFDHAWAHAYERAGGQYYPKLQCAVPFTPVPGPRLLVRPGASTLGMEAVAGALIQGMEEVARRYGVSSVHVTFPEEGDWRRLGEAGWLLREGVQYHWENRGYASFDDFLGTLNSRKRKAIRKERREVAESSVRLHSLTGADLKPEHWDAFHRFYLETADRKWGGGYLNRAFFRLLGETMADRVMLVMCEDNGEWVAGALNLIGADALYGRNWGSDGSYRFLHFEACYYRALDFAIERGLGRVEAGAQGEHKIQRGYLPVPTYSAHWVADPGFRRAIADYLRRERPGVAAEREALMELSPYRQDGLPEQ; encoded by the coding sequence ATGCCCGACGGCAAGGACACCGGCCCCGACGCCGGGGAGGCCATCACCGTCAAGGTCCTGACCGGCATCGGTCTGGCGGATCCCGAGGAATGGGACGCCTGCGCCGGGCCGGACAACCCTTTCCTCAGCCACGCCTTCCTGCTGGCGCTGGAGGAGTCGGGGTCGGCCATCGGCCGCACCGGCTGGCAGCCCAGCCACCTCGCCGCCCTCGACGGGGCCGGGCGGATCATGGGCGCGGTGCCGCTCTATCTGAAGAACCATTCCTACGGCGAGTATGTCTTCGATCACGCCTGGGCGCACGCCTACGAGCGGGCGGGCGGGCAGTATTACCCGAAGCTGCAGTGCGCCGTGCCCTTCACCCCGGTGCCGGGGCCGCGCCTTCTGGTCCGGCCCGGCGCCTCGACCCTGGGGATGGAGGCGGTCGCCGGTGCCCTGATCCAGGGGATGGAGGAGGTGGCGCGGCGCTACGGCGTCTCCTCCGTCCACGTCACCTTTCCGGAGGAGGGCGACTGGCGCCGCCTCGGCGAGGCCGGCTGGCTGCTCCGCGAAGGCGTGCAGTATCATTGGGAGAACCGCGGCTACGCCAGCTTCGACGATTTCCTGGGCACCTTGAACAGCCGCAAGCGCAAGGCCATCCGCAAGGAGCGGCGCGAGGTGGCGGAGAGCAGCGTCCGGCTGCACAGCCTGACCGGCGCCGACCTGAAGCCGGAGCATTGGGACGCCTTCCACCGCTTCTATCTGGAGACCGCCGACCGCAAATGGGGCGGCGGCTATCTGAACCGCGCCTTCTTCCGGCTTCTGGGCGAGACCATGGCCGACCGGGTCATGCTGGTGATGTGCGAGGACAACGGGGAGTGGGTGGCCGGCGCCCTGAACCTGATCGGGGCCGACGCCCTCTATGGCCGCAACTGGGGCTCCGACGGCAGCTACCGTTTCCTGCATTTCGAGGCGTGCTATTACCGCGCGCTGGACTTCGCCATCGAGCGCGGCCTCGGCCGGGTTGAGGCCGGTGCCCAGGGGGAGCACAAGATCCAGCGCGGCTATCTGCCGGTGCCGACCTACAGCGCCCACTGGGTGGCCGATCCCGGCTTTCGCCGCGCCATCGCCGATTACCTGCGCCGCGAGCGGCCCGGCGTTGCGGCGGAGCGCGAGGCGCTGATGGAGCTGTCACCCTACCGCCAGGATGGCCTACCGGAGCAATAG
- a CDS encoding nucleoside deaminase — MTSFDTECLRRAIALSRTHMQGNAGGPFGAVIARDGRIIGEGWNCVTSTNDPTAHAEVVAIRNACRDLGSFSLAGATVYTSCEPCPMCLSAIYWARIERIVYANGRDDAASIGFDDAFLYTEIALPLEQRAIPMQRLLADEARAVFDEWAARPDRVPY; from the coding sequence ATGACGAGTTTCGACACGGAGTGCCTGCGCCGCGCCATCGCGCTCAGCCGCACACACATGCAGGGCAACGCCGGCGGCCCCTTCGGCGCGGTCATCGCGCGGGACGGCCGGATCATCGGCGAGGGATGGAACTGCGTGACCTCCACCAACGACCCGACGGCGCACGCCGAGGTCGTCGCGATCCGCAACGCCTGCCGCGACCTCGGCAGCTTCAGCCTCGCCGGGGCGACCGTCTATACGAGCTGCGAGCCCTGCCCGATGTGCCTGTCGGCGATCTACTGGGCGCGGATCGAACGCATCGTCTACGCCAACGGGCGCGACGACGCGGCGTCCATCGGTTTCGACGACGCCTTCCTCTACACGGAAATCGCCCTGCCGCTGGAGCAGCGGGCGATCCCCATGCAGCGTTTGCTGGCCGACGAGGCGCGCGCCGTCTTCGACGAATGGGCTGCCCGGCCCGATCGCGTTCCCTACTGA
- a CDS encoding RidA family protein has product MAGRIEARLKELGIELPQAAAPVAAYVPYTQSGNTLYVSGQVTVWNGERRFIGKLGQEFTVEQGQQAARLCALNIIAQAKAACGGDLDRVARVLRLGGFVNGTPDFHDQPLVINGASELMMQVFGDAGKHARAAVGAPSLPGNVAVEVDAILELA; this is encoded by the coding sequence ATGGCCGGACGCATCGAAGCGCGGCTGAAGGAATTGGGGATCGAGCTGCCGCAGGCGGCGGCCCCGGTGGCGGCCTATGTGCCCTACACCCAGTCGGGCAACACGCTCTACGTGTCGGGGCAGGTCACCGTGTGGAACGGCGAGCGCCGCTTCATCGGCAAGCTGGGGCAGGAGTTCACGGTGGAGCAGGGCCAGCAGGCGGCGCGGCTGTGCGCCCTGAACATCATCGCCCAGGCGAAGGCGGCCTGCGGCGGCGATCTCGACCGGGTGGCGCGCGTGCTGCGGCTGGGCGGCTTCGTCAACGGCACCCCGGACTTCCACGACCAGCCGCTGGTCATCAACGGTGCGTCGGAACTGATGATGCAGGTGTTCGGCGACGCCGGGAAGCACGCCCGCGCCGCGGTCGGCGCCCCGTCGCTGCCCGGCAACGTGGCGGTCGAGGTGGACGCCATCCTCGAACTGGCCTGA
- a CDS encoding CaiB/BaiF CoA transferase family protein has protein sequence MPLPFLSGLRVIDLGQYLPGPYAAQMLADLGAEVVKVEPPSGDPLRQMGPTDADGTTAAYKLLNAGKTVIRLNLKDDGDRGAFERLIAGADALVESYRPGVLDKLGVGHARLRALNPRLVHASLSGWGSSGPYARRAGHDLNYMAVGGGLDSSGTPDRPSISHPPVADFASAQQAALAVVAALFGRQRSGEGCFLDLSIMETVLGWQGFNLTADARGEVPARGEALLSGGAACYRIYRTADGRFATLSALEAKFWQGFCEAVGRPDWIARQADPLPQAALIAELDALFASRCLADWKALLDPVDCCFEALPTLTEMPDHPHIAARGQIRVTPGPEPLVETLMGLRVNGGTPPERAPLRESTAAAVLAAWT, from the coding sequence ATGCCCCTTCCTTTCCTGAGCGGACTGCGCGTCATCGACCTCGGCCAGTATCTGCCGGGTCCGTACGCCGCCCAGATGCTGGCCGACCTCGGCGCCGAGGTGGTGAAGGTGGAGCCGCCGAGCGGCGACCCGCTGCGCCAGATGGGTCCCACCGACGCCGACGGCACCACCGCCGCCTACAAGCTGCTCAACGCCGGCAAGACGGTCATCCGCCTGAACCTGAAGGACGATGGCGACCGAGGCGCCTTCGAAAGATTGATCGCCGGGGCCGACGCCCTGGTGGAAAGCTACCGCCCGGGCGTGCTGGACAAGCTGGGGGTCGGCCACGCCCGGCTGCGCGCGCTGAATCCGCGGCTGGTCCACGCCAGCCTGTCCGGATGGGGCAGCAGCGGTCCCTACGCCCGGCGGGCCGGCCACGACCTGAACTATATGGCGGTCGGCGGCGGGCTGGACTCCTCGGGCACGCCGGACCGCCCCTCGATCAGCCACCCGCCGGTCGCCGACTTCGCCTCGGCCCAGCAGGCGGCGCTGGCGGTGGTCGCCGCCCTGTTCGGGCGCCAGCGCAGCGGCGAAGGCTGCTTCCTCGACCTGTCGATCATGGAGACGGTGCTGGGCTGGCAGGGCTTCAACCTGACCGCTGACGCCCGCGGCGAGGTCCCGGCCCGCGGCGAGGCGCTGCTGTCGGGCGGGGCCGCCTGCTACCGCATCTACCGCACCGCCGACGGCCGTTTCGCCACCCTGTCGGCGCTGGAGGCCAAGTTCTGGCAAGGCTTCTGCGAGGCGGTGGGACGTCCCGACTGGATCGCCCGGCAAGCCGACCCGCTGCCCCAGGCCGCCCTGATCGCGGAACTGGACGCCTTGTTCGCCAGCCGCTGCCTCGCCGACTGGAAGGCGCTGCTCGACCCCGTGGACTGCTGCTTCGAGGCGCTGCCGACTCTGACGGAGATGCCGGACCACCCGCACATCGCCGCCCGCGGCCAGATCCGCGTCACGCCGGGACCGGAGCCGCTGGTGGAGACCCTGATGGGGCTGCGCGTCAATGGCGGAACTCCGCCCGAGCGAGCCCCCTTGCGCGAGTCCACCGCGGCCGCGGTGCTCGCCGCCTGGACATGA